From the genome of Brevundimonas sp. NIBR11:
GACCCAACCGCCGCCGGCGATCTGGACCCACTCGCCCTGCGAGCCGATGGCCGTGAAGGGCTGGCCAGCGGACAGCGAGCCGGCCTGGCGGTAGCTCGTGCCCGGACCCGAGCGAATGCGCAGGTTCGACGAGGCGCGATACTGGGCGCCCGAAGAATTGGCTTGCGAGTTCACGCGAGCGCGTTGTTGGTTGCAGCCGATGTAGGACCCCGCAGCCGCACCGGCGGCGGCGCCGCCCACGGCGCCGAGCGTGCGCTCATTGGACGAGATACGGCTGCCGGCCAAGGCGCCCAGCACGCCGCCGATCACGGCGCCGGCTTGCTGACGACCACCGGGGGCGTCGCAGCTGGTGATCCCGTTCGACTGGGCCGAGGCGGCCATTGGGGCGGCGGTGACCAGAGCGGCCAGGGCGGCGGCCGTGGCCAGGGTGGTGTTGAAGGTCTTCGACATGGCTCT
Proteins encoded in this window:
- a CDS encoding SH3 domain-containing protein: MSKTFNTTLATAAALAALVTAAPMAASAQSNGITSCDAPGGRQQAGAVIGGVLGALAGSRISSNERTLGAVGGAAAGAAAGSYIGCNQQRARVNSQANSSGAQYRASSNLRIRSGPGTSYRQAGSLSAGQPFTAIGSQGEWVQIAGGGWVNAHYVQPY